The following proteins are co-located in the Echinicola sp. 20G genome:
- a CDS encoding glycosyltransferase family 2 protein, translating to MLKYSVIIPAHNEAQFLPGLLDSLSKQSLKPAQAVIVNDNSTDTTESIIDDYQTRFPWISKVNSQTEASRLPGSKVVAAFEKGLAQIQQPYDFIVKLDADLILPEDYFEKVAQTFENHPKAGVVGGFAYELKKGNWELNHPMGKDHVRGAFKAYSKACFEKMNGLRCSIGWDTMDELLARYHGFEVITLPELKVKHLRPTGSSYSKKAKHMQGQAMYKMRYGLSIAFLSMAKVSLKQKKPSYLWDSMIGYFKSYFDRTQREVTKEEGKFIRNYRWKNIFQKISGK from the coding sequence ATGTTAAAATACAGTGTCATTATTCCTGCGCATAATGAAGCGCAGTTTTTACCGGGTTTACTAGACTCATTGTCCAAACAAAGCTTAAAACCCGCTCAAGCTGTTATCGTTAACGATAATTCTACCGATACCACCGAAAGCATCATAGATGACTATCAAACTCGTTTTCCTTGGATCAGTAAAGTTAATAGTCAAACAGAAGCTTCTAGACTGCCTGGCAGCAAGGTGGTGGCTGCATTTGAAAAAGGTCTTGCACAAATTCAACAGCCTTATGACTTCATAGTCAAGCTGGATGCCGATTTGATTCTACCTGAAGACTACTTTGAGAAAGTGGCCCAAACTTTCGAAAATCATCCAAAAGCAGGTGTTGTTGGGGGTTTTGCCTATGAGTTGAAAAAAGGAAATTGGGAACTGAACCATCCCATGGGAAAAGACCATGTTCGCGGTGCATTCAAAGCCTATTCCAAAGCTTGTTTTGAGAAAATGAATGGATTGCGGTGCAGCATAGGCTGGGACACTATGGATGAGCTCCTAGCCCGATATCATGGTTTTGAAGTTATTACTTTGCCAGAATTAAAAGTAAAACACCTTCGACCTACCGGATCCTCTTACTCAAAAAAAGCCAAACACATGCAAGGTCAGGCCATGTATAAAATGCGCTATGGTTTGAGCATTGCTTTTTTGTCAATGGCCAAGGTGAGCTTAAAACAAAAAAAACCATCATATCTATGGGACAGTATGATTGGCTACTTCAAATCCTATTTCGATCGTACCCAAAGAGAAGTAACCAAGGAAGAAGGAAAGTTTATCCGTAACTACCGTTGGAAAAACATCTTTCAAAAGATCAGCGGTAAATAA
- a CDS encoding T9SS type A sorting domain-containing protein — translation MITIKRFDYKKGQINYMKSKILFLLPILVGISCEVSQAQSCILSTGGETSNNSGTVSYSIGQTVFNNYYNENLSLIEGIQQPYQISIILKSEEPNENIKLKAYPNPSTDHITLKVTGHELRGLAYLFYNSLGQVLATDLISEEETIIYTKDLSPASYFLVVTDKKSIIKTFKILKK, via the coding sequence ATGATTACTATCAAAAGGTTTGATTATAAAAAAGGCCAAATCAACTACATGAAAAGTAAAATACTCTTCCTATTACCAATATTGGTTGGGATATCTTGTGAGGTTTCACAAGCTCAATCATGTATTCTATCGACTGGAGGCGAAACATCAAACAACTCAGGAACTGTCAGCTATTCTATCGGACAAACGGTCTTTAACAATTATTACAACGAAAACTTATCTTTAATAGAAGGCATCCAGCAACCTTATCAAATCTCTATTATTCTAAAATCTGAGGAACCAAATGAGAATATTAAATTAAAAGCATACCCAAATCCATCAACCGATCACATTACCCTAAAAGTCACTGGTCACGAACTGAGAGGTTTGGCTTATCTGTTTTATAACTCTTTGGGACAAGTGCTAGCCACAGATTTAATATCAGAAGAAGAAACCATCATATACACAAAGGATTTATCACCGGCTTCCTATTTTTTAGTTGTAACTGATAAGAAATCCATCATAAAAACATTTAAAATCTTAAAAAAGTAA
- a CDS encoding class I SAM-dependent methyltransferase — translation MEEKDKYFSYYDQFNSDPKKDEINVLHLHILEKLVGAGLKSHHKVLEAGCGLGELSHLIAQKVKNGQILSIDISPSSIDKASELWKKQKNLQFKIAEMKAFENDGEHYDFFILSEILQQVSRDKHFRIFEGIKRHSHEDSVIFINLPTPQFSEWKAQNDPESLQAVEPFVNIADLIQSISANGFYLDKVVPYSVFFEENDFQYFIFKPLNMLTNPTPKKKWALTKEKLQFNLMNLLM, via the coding sequence ATGGAAGAGAAGGATAAATATTTCAGCTATTACGACCAGTTTAATTCAGACCCAAAAAAGGATGAAATAAACGTGCTGCACCTACATATATTAGAAAAACTAGTAGGTGCAGGCTTGAAGTCCCATCATAAGGTTTTGGAGGCGGGCTGTGGATTGGGAGAGCTTAGCCATCTTATTGCACAAAAAGTTAAAAATGGACAAATCCTTAGTATTGATATCAGCCCAAGTAGCATAGACAAAGCTTCTGAGCTATGGAAAAAGCAAAAAAATCTCCAATTTAAAATAGCTGAAATGAAGGCGTTTGAAAATGATGGAGAGCATTATGATTTCTTTATTCTATCTGAAATTTTGCAGCAGGTCTCCAGGGATAAACACTTCAGGATTTTTGAAGGGATCAAAAGACATTCTCACGAAGATTCTGTGATTTTCATCAATTTGCCTACTCCCCAATTTTCAGAATGGAAGGCCCAAAATGACCCTGAGAGCCTTCAAGCTGTTGAGCCTTTTGTCAATATTGCGGACCTGATCCAAAGTATTAGTGCCAATGGTTTTTACTTGGACAAGGTAGTTCCCTATTCTGTTTTTTTTGAAGAAAACGATTTTCAATATTTCATTTTCAAACCCTTGAACATGCTTACCAACCCTACTCCCAAAAAGAAATGGGCTCTCACAAAGGAAAAGCTTCAGTTCAACCTGATGAACCTGCTGATGTAG
- a CDS encoding alpha-L-rhamnosidase, whose protein sequence is MMKLFLTTCFLILIASFNCYSQLPPIFGPEYDEIAQRDEMTRTFISPLRVMWTSDSTGELIKNTKVLLKMGNSQTSMSRQTQFCAIKTTAADTASILLDYGKELHGGLQLVMGGSSRREPSLVRIRFGESVGEANSQTYNSDWLMGYSTDDHAKRDIIMEIPRDGMIEIGNTGFRFVRIDLLQPNTLINLKEARAILRYRDIPYLGSFKSSNPRLDSIWLTGAYTTHLNMQEYLWDGIKRDRLVWLGDFHPELATITKVFGYNEVIPRSLDLACQQYPLPNWMNNMTSYSFWYLIIHHDWYMHNGDFDFLNKHRDYIIGLIDQIAAKIDTDGTETLGRFRFLDWPSTPNKEGVEAGYRALLTWALKDAQKLCKVLDEPEALKTCTTAIQKLNNQIKDHNNLKQAAALMAIAGILDPVKASQEVIAVDGPSRFSTFYGLYMLDALSMAEMHKDALDIILAYWGGMLDMGATTFWEDFNVEWMENTARLDEFTPEGMNDIHGSFGDYCYPSYRHSLCHGWSSGVTAWLTNNVLGIKVMEAGCKTLKIEPHLDNLDWVEGTFPTPLGVVKVKHVKLENGEIQSTIDAPEGIKII, encoded by the coding sequence ATGATGAAATTATTCTTAACCACCTGCTTCCTAATATTGATTGCTTCTTTCAACTGCTACAGCCAGCTTCCTCCCATTTTTGGCCCTGAATACGATGAAATTGCCCAAAGGGACGAAATGACCCGTACCTTTATTTCTCCTCTTCGCGTCATGTGGACCTCCGATAGCACTGGAGAGCTTATCAAAAATACAAAAGTATTGCTAAAAATGGGAAATAGCCAAACCAGCATGAGTCGCCAAACACAATTTTGCGCCATTAAAACCACCGCTGCTGATACTGCTTCAATCCTTTTGGACTATGGCAAAGAACTACACGGGGGCTTGCAGTTGGTTATGGGAGGCTCCTCCCGCCGGGAGCCCTCACTGGTGCGAATTCGCTTTGGTGAATCAGTGGGTGAAGCCAACAGCCAAACCTACAATTCAGACTGGTTAATGGGCTACTCTACTGACGATCATGCCAAAAGGGATATTATTATGGAAATTCCCAGAGATGGCATGATTGAAATTGGCAATACAGGATTCCGCTTTGTCCGCATCGACCTTCTTCAGCCCAACACTTTGATCAACCTTAAGGAGGCTAGGGCGATTTTGCGTTACCGGGACATTCCCTACCTAGGCTCTTTCAAAAGCAGTAATCCCAGACTGGACTCTATTTGGTTAACGGGAGCCTATACCACCCATTTGAATATGCAGGAGTATCTTTGGGATGGTATCAAACGCGATCGCTTAGTCTGGCTGGGAGACTTCCATCCAGAACTGGCCACCATTACCAAAGTTTTTGGTTACAATGAAGTAATTCCGCGTAGCTTGGATCTCGCTTGTCAACAATATCCTTTGCCCAATTGGATGAACAATATGACCTCTTATTCTTTTTGGTACTTGATCATCCACCATGACTGGTACATGCATAATGGTGATTTTGACTTCTTGAACAAGCATCGTGATTACATCATTGGCTTGATTGACCAAATAGCAGCTAAAATTGATACCGATGGGACCGAAACATTAGGTAGATTCCGTTTTTTAGACTGGCCCTCCACTCCAAACAAAGAAGGAGTTGAAGCTGGTTATCGGGCACTATTAACTTGGGCACTTAAGGACGCTCAAAAGCTTTGTAAAGTACTTGATGAACCAGAAGCCTTGAAAACTTGTACTACCGCTATCCAAAAACTAAATAATCAAATTAAAGACCATAATAACCTCAAACAAGCCGCAGCATTAATGGCTATAGCAGGTATCCTAGACCCGGTCAAAGCGAGTCAAGAAGTCATTGCTGTGGATGGACCTTCTCGCTTCTCTACTTTTTATGGTTTATATATGCTTGATGCTTTATCCATGGCTGAAATGCACAAAGATGCTTTGGATATCATTTTGGCTTACTGGGGAGGAATGCTAGACATGGGAGCCACAACTTTCTGGGAGGATTTTAATGTGGAGTGGATGGAAAACACAGCCCGTCTCGATGAGTTTACACCTGAAGGCATGAATGACATCCACGGTTCTTTTGGCGATTACTGCTACCCAAGCTACCGCCATAGCCTTTGCCATGGCTGGTCATCAGGAGTCACCGCTTGGCTCACCAATAATGTCCTTGGCATTAAAGTTATGGAAGCAGGTTGCAAAACGCTCAAAATAGAACCTCATCTAGACAACCTGGATTGGGTAGAGGGCACCTTCCCTACTCCTCTGGGAGTGGTCAAGGTCAAACATGTCAAATTAGAGAATGGCGAAATCCAATCCACCATAGATGCTCCAGAAGGTATCAAGATCATTTGA
- a CDS encoding acetylxylan esterase has product MASIKSLLLFLLLALISLSAICQNAPTEVAGIPINYDESKVPDFRLPDPLILQNGKPVTSSKIWYKKRRPEILNLFENEQFGKSPKRNKLNYKIQEAGSSALGGLAVRKQITLYFTEDTSNYKADLLIYLPAESESPSPILLKIGFTANALSVDDPAVREGLIWNREGKQIPASEGRRFGSFDVEKFISNGIGVAFIYYGDIEPDFPEGIQYGIRGHYLKPGTDWPAPDEWGTISAWAWGLSYAMDYLETDLQVDAEKVALFGVSRLGKTVLWAGAKDERFGMVIASCSGEGGAALSRRQYGETIEHMIAPSRYFYQFAGNRAKYGGDPNSCPVDAHMLLSLIAPRPLLLQTGDTDNWSDPKGEFEAAVAAGPVYELLGKEALPTDTWPSAGTAILNDLGYYMHAGGHGTVPDDYDVFIDFMKMHFDTSK; this is encoded by the coding sequence ATGGCAAGTATTAAATCATTACTGCTGTTTTTACTGCTAGCGCTCATTTCACTTTCTGCCATTTGTCAAAACGCCCCCACTGAAGTCGCTGGCATCCCCATTAATTATGATGAATCAAAGGTTCCTGACTTCAGGCTTCCTGATCCTTTGATTTTACAAAATGGAAAGCCGGTTACTTCTTCAAAAATATGGTATAAAAAAAGAAGACCAGAAATCCTTAACCTATTTGAAAATGAGCAATTTGGGAAATCACCTAAACGCAATAAGCTCAACTACAAAATACAAGAAGCTGGTTCTTCGGCTTTGGGAGGATTAGCGGTAAGAAAACAAATTACACTTTACTTTACCGAAGACACCTCAAATTACAAAGCAGACCTGCTCATCTATCTACCTGCGGAAAGCGAATCTCCTTCTCCAATATTATTAAAAATCGGATTTACGGCTAATGCACTTTCAGTGGATGACCCGGCAGTAAGGGAAGGCCTAATCTGGAACAGAGAAGGCAAGCAAATCCCAGCTTCTGAAGGAAGAAGGTTTGGTTCTTTTGATGTGGAAAAATTCATTTCAAATGGCATTGGTGTAGCTTTTATCTACTATGGAGATATTGAACCAGATTTCCCTGAAGGCATCCAGTACGGAATCAGAGGCCATTATCTCAAGCCAGGGACTGATTGGCCCGCTCCTGACGAATGGGGCACTATTTCGGCTTGGGCCTGGGGCTTAAGCTATGCCATGGATTACTTGGAAACTGACCTACAGGTGGATGCAGAAAAAGTGGCACTTTTTGGAGTTTCCCGTTTAGGAAAAACCGTTCTGTGGGCAGGAGCCAAAGATGAACGATTCGGTATGGTCATCGCCAGTTGTTCTGGAGAAGGAGGAGCAGCACTGTCTCGACGTCAATATGGAGAAACTATCGAACATATGATCGCTCCGTCAAGGTACTTTTATCAATTTGCCGGTAACCGAGCCAAATATGGTGGTGATCCCAATTCCTGTCCTGTAGATGCTCACATGTTATTGTCACTTATTGCTCCCAGACCCTTGCTCTTACAAACTGGCGACACGGACAACTGGTCTGACCCCAAAGGGGAATTTGAAGCGGCTGTCGCTGCCGGGCCTGTTTATGAGTTATTAGGAAAAGAAGCTTTACCCACTGACACTTGGCCATCAGCGGGCACTGCCATTCTAAATGATCTTGGCTATTATATGCATGCTGGTGGACATGGTACTGTTCCTGATGACTATGATGTGTTTATTGATTTTATGAAAATGCATTTTGATACTTCAAAGTAG
- a CDS encoding YfhO family protein, producing the protein MQINFKKEVLPHLLGIVSFYTLIVLYFSPIMFEGKMIFQSDILQWEGSAKEIQDFREETGEEALWSNRMFGGMPAYLINTEYPGDISRAVISVITLGLPHPINGLFFGMVAMYILLLTFKIRPEISVMGAWAFAFNTFNMLSLEAGHNAKIWAICLIPLILAGIHMAFGGKKLLGFAVTALALMLQIRFNHLQITYYTLITILIYAIGQLVFYIKEKQLPEFAKTAGILILGGLLAVGANSNRLLSVLEYGKYSIRGEKTLEGNTQNESGLNKEYAFSWSQGKLESMTLLVPNFSGGASQEALGEDSNTEKALQQNGVSGAQLSNFIQGAPTYWGDQPFTGGPIYGSIIMVFLFVVGIIYAPKRFRNIFVAITIISLMLAWGKNLAWFNFTLFDILPGYNKFRAVSMALGITLFAIPVLGCIGLENLFSDSDQKRKLKGLLMSFAIVGGITLLLIVLAGAFGFKGAADANFPEWLTSALRADRKAMLQKDAFRSLAFITLSAGLIFLAIKQKTTYFYATLGIAVLVITDVWSINKRYLNDESLKKNPSSSYFTPTAADKKIMQDDGYFRVLNLQNTFKDARTSYFFNSLGGYHGAKMRRYQDLIDRVLQPEINQFIQKAQEGSFDYQSLKAVNMLNTKYILAGQGENGVFQNSQANGPAWFPSEIVSVSSNEEEIQQIPNINTKTQATVNTSEFEAQAGAGSVSLSQYLPNELNYSVNAEKGGLVVFSEIYYPAGWSATINGEAAEIIRTNYLLRGLMVPQGKSEVVFKFEPKTYYRGSFIAVSSQYFIILLLIVGLVMPYINRPKNGREG; encoded by the coding sequence ATGCAAATCAATTTCAAAAAAGAGGTATTACCACACCTCTTAGGGATCGTTTCTTTTTATACTTTGATCGTCCTATATTTTTCCCCGATTATGTTTGAAGGGAAAATGATTTTCCAAAGCGATATCCTTCAGTGGGAAGGTTCGGCCAAAGAAATCCAAGACTTTAGAGAAGAAACCGGTGAGGAAGCCCTATGGAGCAACCGCATGTTTGGTGGCATGCCTGCTTACCTGATCAACACTGAATACCCTGGCGATATATCCAGAGCTGTTATAAGTGTAATAACACTTGGACTCCCCCACCCAATTAATGGTCTATTTTTCGGAATGGTCGCTATGTATATCCTACTTTTGACCTTCAAAATACGGCCAGAAATATCTGTCATGGGTGCTTGGGCTTTTGCCTTTAACACTTTCAATATGCTTAGCCTAGAGGCTGGGCACAATGCCAAAATATGGGCAATTTGTTTGATCCCACTTATTCTGGCCGGAATCCACATGGCTTTTGGAGGGAAAAAGCTATTGGGCTTTGCAGTCACTGCTTTGGCTTTGATGTTGCAGATTCGCTTCAATCACCTTCAAATCACTTATTATACCTTGATCACTATCCTGATCTATGCCATTGGCCAGTTGGTATTTTATATCAAGGAAAAACAATTGCCTGAATTTGCTAAAACGGCAGGTATTCTGATCTTGGGTGGTTTATTGGCTGTCGGGGCCAATTCAAACCGATTGCTGTCTGTATTGGAATATGGAAAGTACTCCATTCGTGGTGAAAAGACTTTAGAAGGTAATACCCAGAACGAAAGTGGCCTGAACAAAGAGTATGCCTTCAGTTGGTCTCAAGGTAAGCTGGAGTCCATGACTTTGCTCGTGCCAAATTTCTCCGGTGGTGCCAGTCAGGAAGCTTTGGGAGAGGATTCCAATACCGAAAAAGCTTTACAGCAAAACGGAGTCTCTGGAGCTCAACTCAGCAATTTTATCCAAGGTGCCCCAACCTATTGGGGAGACCAGCCTTTTACAGGAGGTCCTATTTATGGGAGTATCATAATGGTATTTTTGTTTGTGGTAGGGATCATCTACGCCCCTAAACGCTTCCGAAATATTTTTGTGGCAATCACCATCATTTCTTTGATGTTGGCATGGGGCAAAAACCTGGCATGGTTCAATTTCACCCTCTTCGATATTTTGCCTGGCTACAATAAATTCAGGGCCGTATCTATGGCTTTGGGCATCACGCTTTTTGCCATTCCGGTTTTGGGGTGCATTGGACTAGAAAACCTTTTCTCAGATTCAGACCAAAAGAGAAAGTTAAAAGGATTACTGATGTCATTTGCCATTGTTGGAGGAATCACCTTGCTCCTAATTGTTTTGGCTGGTGCATTTGGCTTCAAAGGAGCTGCTGATGCCAATTTCCCAGAATGGCTTACCAGTGCACTTCGGGCAGATAGAAAGGCCATGCTACAAAAAGATGCTTTTAGAAGTCTCGCCTTTATCACCTTGAGTGCAGGATTGATTTTCTTAGCCATTAAACAGAAGACTACTTATTTCTATGCAACTTTGGGGATAGCTGTATTGGTCATCACAGATGTTTGGTCCATCAATAAAAGGTATTTGAATGACGAATCATTAAAGAAAAATCCTAGCAGCAGCTACTTTACTCCCACTGCAGCTGATAAAAAGATCATGCAGGATGATGGGTATTTTAGGGTACTCAATCTCCAAAACACTTTCAAAGATGCCCGTACCAGCTATTTCTTCAATAGTCTTGGTGGTTATCATGGAGCAAAGATGCGCCGCTATCAGGACCTAATTGACAGGGTGCTTCAACCAGAAATCAACCAATTTATCCAAAAAGCACAAGAAGGTTCTTTTGACTATCAAAGCCTTAAGGCGGTCAATATGCTGAATACCAAATACATTTTGGCTGGACAAGGTGAGAATGGGGTATTCCAAAATTCACAAGCAAACGGACCAGCATGGTTTCCAAGTGAAATTGTTTCAGTCAGCTCTAATGAAGAAGAAATCCAGCAAATCCCTAATATAAACACTAAAACCCAAGCCACTGTCAACACTTCAGAATTTGAAGCCCAGGCTGGAGCTGGTTCAGTAAGTCTATCCCAATATCTACCTAATGAACTGAACTACTCGGTTAATGCAGAAAAAGGCGGCTTGGTGGTTTTCTCGGAAATCTACTATCCGGCAGGATGGAGTGCCACCATCAATGGAGAAGCTGCCGAAATCATTCGCACCAACTACCTTTTACGCGGGTTAATGGTACCTCAAGGAAAGTCTGAGGTGGTATTCAAATTTGAACCAAAAACCTATTATAGAGGTTCTTTTATAGCAGTTTCCTCCCAATATTTTATTATATTACTATTGATTGTAGGACTAGTAATGCCGTATATAAATCGCCCGAAAAATGGAAGAGAAGGATAA
- a CDS encoding class I SAM-dependent methyltransferase: MANPIIQELKKEQDRSILPNKNWQREKSDGLQYIRYRVFRPLIKGVFYTYRWWNKPTPWFAPSAVNFLKKWLKKDMVGLEFGSGASSKFFAQKIKQLVSVEHHQGWYEHVSLWFKENQLDNIDYRFIPESHDFKSIELPLFFEKNELKSEDYQFKQQFWDYFHVADEFPDEHFDFVLVDGRARVACLLNSIPKLKSGGLMILDNSDRPSYQLAFEVLKNWEHYTCTTGLSDTTFWIKP; the protein is encoded by the coding sequence ATGGCAAATCCTATCATTCAGGAACTCAAAAAAGAACAAGATAGAAGCATTCTCCCAAACAAAAATTGGCAGAGAGAAAAATCCGATGGACTGCAATATATCCGATACCGAGTTTTTCGTCCCTTGATCAAAGGGGTTTTCTATACTTATCGTTGGTGGAACAAACCAACCCCTTGGTTCGCCCCATCTGCGGTCAATTTTCTTAAAAAGTGGCTCAAAAAGGACATGGTAGGCCTGGAATTTGGCAGTGGTGCCAGCTCCAAATTCTTTGCACAAAAAATCAAACAATTGGTCAGCGTGGAACATCACCAAGGATGGTATGAACATGTTTCCCTGTGGTTCAAGGAAAATCAACTTGACAATATTGATTACAGGTTTATCCCTGAATCCCATGATTTTAAATCTATTGAGCTCCCTCTCTTTTTTGAAAAAAATGAGCTAAAAAGTGAAGACTACCAGTTCAAGCAACAATTCTGGGACTATTTCCATGTAGCAGATGAATTTCCAGATGAACATTTTGACTTCGTCCTTGTAGATGGCCGAGCCAGGGTGGCATGCCTTCTTAACTCCATTCCAAAGCTTAAATCAGGAGGTTTAATGATATTGGACAACTCTGATAGGCCGAGCTATCAACTGGCTTTTGAAGTACTTAAAAACTGGGAGCATTATACCTGCACTACGGGCCTTTCTGACACTACTTTTTGGATCAAACCATAA
- a CDS encoding lipopolysaccharide biosynthesis protein, whose product MGIIRKQSSQTTIIAYAGILIGFVGSALLRPKVLSEGEIGLLQLVLNTTALFASIFTLGTNLTTLKMIPEFRDKPEKKKSFISFSLLVGLVGTTLAVPAFLLTKAFIFQTQDGGFEGFNYNPTFYWGIIVVIGFRVFQYILDAYLRTNHQPLPGVFAESIIQKSLPIIGLILFYFQWISFQQLVYFNLAIFVLPVLISFIMLKKAKAFTLGRPGPFSQEEKKTIAGISSSGILEILSSSLILYIDTYMIQWLMGEDAVGIYATLFFFGVVISVPAKAIRRVSIVTISESMAEGDFRNIQDIYKKSSQTLLVVGGLLFLGIWCNRYSVGSYLGESYAMALPVLLFTAIAQLVDCITSVNYQIIAVSKHYYYNLFMGFLTLALLVTTNYLLIPVMGVAGAALASLVSMVLINGLRYLFLKQKYQLSPFSAGNLKTILIIGLILLLIEWIPNMENIYLNLIFKGTLVLSLYIPAVYFTKCSPDFNVVMDKYLRKLGIKK is encoded by the coding sequence ATGGGGATCATTAGGAAACAATCTTCACAGACTACCATCATTGCTTATGCAGGCATTTTGATAGGCTTTGTGGGTTCTGCACTACTGCGTCCTAAAGTATTATCAGAGGGAGAAATTGGCCTGCTCCAATTGGTCCTAAATACAACAGCCCTTTTTGCCTCAATCTTCACTTTGGGCACCAACTTAACCACCTTGAAAATGATCCCGGAATTCAGGGATAAGCCAGAAAAGAAAAAAAGCTTTATCAGCTTTTCGCTTTTGGTAGGTCTTGTGGGCACCACGCTGGCCGTTCCTGCTTTTTTGCTCACCAAAGCATTTATCTTCCAAACCCAAGATGGAGGTTTTGAAGGATTTAATTACAACCCTACCTTTTACTGGGGAATCATAGTGGTGATTGGTTTTCGGGTGTTCCAATATATTTTGGACGCTTATTTACGCACCAACCATCAACCCTTGCCCGGTGTTTTTGCCGAAAGCATTATCCAAAAATCATTGCCAATTATTGGTTTGATTCTGTTCTACTTCCAGTGGATCAGCTTTCAGCAATTGGTCTATTTTAACCTCGCTATTTTCGTATTGCCGGTGCTTATTTCTTTCATTATGCTAAAGAAAGCCAAAGCTTTTACACTAGGAAGACCAGGACCTTTTAGCCAAGAAGAAAAAAAGACCATAGCCGGCATCTCCTCCTCAGGGATTTTGGAAATTCTCAGCAGTAGCTTGATTTTGTATATCGACACCTATATGATTCAATGGTTGATGGGGGAAGATGCAGTGGGCATTTATGCTACCCTTTTCTTTTTTGGGGTGGTCATTAGTGTTCCGGCTAAAGCCATCAGAAGAGTTTCTATTGTGACCATATCGGAATCCATGGCAGAAGGAGATTTCAGAAACATTCAGGACATCTATAAAAAAAGCAGCCAAACCCTGCTAGTAGTCGGAGGCTTATTGTTTTTAGGCATTTGGTGCAATCGCTACAGCGTGGGCAGCTACCTAGGAGAAAGTTATGCCATGGCCTTACCCGTATTGCTTTTTACGGCCATTGCCCAATTGGTGGACTGCATCACTTCTGTAAATTACCAGATCATTGCTGTTTCCAAACACTATTATTACAACCTTTTTATGGGCTTTTTGACCTTGGCCTTACTGGTGACCACCAATTACCTTTTGATCCCGGTCATGGGTGTGGCAGGTGCTGCCTTGGCCTCTTTGGTCAGTATGGTCTTGATCAACGGACTTAGATACTTATTCTTAAAACAGAAATACCAACTCAGCCCCTTCTCTGCGGGCAACCTAAAAACCATCCTTATTATCGGATTAATATTGCTTCTGATTGAGTGGATTCCCAACATGGAAAACATTTATCTGAACCTAATCTTCAAAGGGACTTTGGTACTTTCACTTTATATTCCGGCCGTCTATTTCACCAAGTGTTCCCCTGATTTTAATGTGGTGATGGATAAGTATTTGAGAAAATTAGGGATCAAGAAATAG
- a CDS encoding thioesterase family protein, translating into MESKTFEYPMIIKEFHLDTFGHVNNATYLEIYEEARWQFITDNGYGLKEIKKTGLGPVILEIKIRFIKELKLREEITIFSKTTSYKSKVGTIEQWIVDSQGNRCSEVEMIIGLFDTKARKLVLPTQEWLKAIS; encoded by the coding sequence ATGGAAAGTAAGACTTTTGAATACCCTATGATCATTAAGGAATTCCATCTGGATACTTTTGGGCATGTGAATAACGCTACCTATTTAGAAATCTATGAAGAGGCTCGGTGGCAGTTTATCACGGACAATGGTTATGGCTTAAAGGAAATCAAAAAGACAGGTTTGGGTCCGGTAATTCTAGAAATTAAAATTAGGTTTATCAAGGAGTTAAAGTTGCGTGAAGAAATTACCATTTTTTCCAAAACCACAAGTTATAAGTCGAAAGTAGGCACCATTGAACAATGGATTGTGGACAGTCAAGGGAATCGCTGCTCAGAAGTGGAGATGATCATAGGTTTGTTTGATACCAAAGCCCGAAAATTGGTACTTCCCACACAAGAATGGTTAAAGGCTATTTCTTGA